A window of the Streptomyces finlayi genome harbors these coding sequences:
- a CDS encoding YdbC family protein: protein MLVKWIRCTVVDRHGFERGQRKWTGLLGEPGFRGQSGGWSRREPDVAHVFAFWENRVFYDSFMARGHDRLAAAQSGMYRDMQVKLFEYRFDVKTGFEPHFTDADVVRVAHSRVHEDRGEHFSLMQRQVWNPAMAGSPGMLRGMFGEAPGHEFLVLSMWQSSAERGKYRPQGVERLSERAQTETDVAELTGDVVELQPLWTV, encoded by the coding sequence GTGCTGGTCAAGTGGATTCGCTGCACCGTCGTGGACCGTCATGGGTTCGAGCGGGGGCAGCGGAAGTGGACGGGGCTGCTGGGTGAGCCGGGGTTCAGGGGACAGAGCGGGGGATGGAGCCGGAGGGAGCCGGACGTGGCTCATGTCTTCGCGTTCTGGGAGAACCGAGTCTTCTACGATTCCTTCATGGCGCGCGGTCACGACCGGTTGGCCGCGGCGCAGTCCGGGATGTACCGGGACATGCAGGTGAAGCTCTTCGAGTACCGCTTCGACGTGAAGACGGGTTTTGAACCGCACTTCACCGACGCGGATGTGGTCAGAGTCGCGCACAGCCGGGTGCACGAAGATCGCGGAGAGCACTTCTCGCTCATGCAGCGACAGGTGTGGAATCCCGCGATGGCCGGATCGCCGGGGATGCTGCGCGGGATGTTCGGGGAAGCGCCGGGGCACGAGTTTCTTGTGTTGTCGATGTGGCAGTCGAGCGCTGAGCGGGGCAAGTACCGGCCGCAAGGCGTGGAGCGGCTCTCGGAGCGGGCGCAGACCGAGACGGACGTGGCGGAGCTGACCGGGGACGTGGTGGAGCTCCAGCCGCTGTGGACCGTGTGA
- a CDS encoding ADP-ribosylglycohydrolase family protein, which translates to MTADSSSDPRFERALASLRGLSVGDALGSQFFVPVNYPLLKRRALPPGPWQWTDDTEMASSVLAVLAEHGRIDQDALAHSFARHHDFDRGYGPAVNRLLRLVREGGDWRELASALFNGQGSWGNGSAMRIAPLGAWYADDPEQAVHQAEISSYTTHQHREAVVGAMAVAAAASLAAAPGGRPPPGDLLDGVIALVPRSAVGAGLRRARDMLDYRDAGTVAAVLGNGRRTSAHDTVPFALWSAARSLGDYEQAFWVTAQAGGDVDTTCAIVGGVVSAGAAGAPPADWLAQTEEPPPWLDVTRG; encoded by the coding sequence ATGACCGCTGATTCTTCTTCCGACCCGCGCTTCGAACGCGCACTGGCCAGCCTGCGTGGGCTGTCCGTGGGAGACGCCCTGGGCTCCCAGTTCTTCGTCCCCGTCAACTATCCACTGCTCAAACGGCGTGCTCTGCCGCCCGGTCCCTGGCAGTGGACCGACGACACCGAGATGGCTTCCTCCGTGCTCGCCGTGCTCGCCGAGCACGGACGTATCGACCAGGACGCGCTCGCTCACTCATTTGCCCGGCACCATGACTTCGACCGTGGATACGGCCCCGCGGTGAACAGGCTGCTCAGACTGGTCCGGGAAGGTGGCGACTGGCGCGAGCTGGCGTCCGCGCTCTTCAACGGTCAGGGCTCCTGGGGCAACGGTTCGGCCATGCGTATCGCGCCGCTCGGCGCCTGGTATGCGGACGACCCGGAGCAGGCCGTTCACCAGGCCGAGATCTCCTCCTACACGACGCACCAGCACCGTGAGGCGGTCGTCGGCGCCATGGCGGTCGCCGCCGCCGCCTCGCTGGCCGCCGCGCCCGGAGGCCGGCCGCCACCGGGCGACCTTCTCGACGGTGTCATCGCCCTCGTGCCGCGCAGCGCGGTCGGCGCGGGGCTGCGCCGGGCGCGCGACATGCTCGACTACCGGGATGCGGGGACGGTGGCGGCCGTTCTCGGCAACGGGCGACGGACGAGTGCGCATGACACCGTGCCGTTCGCCCTGTGGTCGGCGGCGCGGAGTCTCGGGGATTACGAGCAGGCTTTCTGGGTGACAGCCCAGGCCGGTGGTGACGTCGACACGACCTGCGCCATCGTCGGGGGTGTGGTCTCGGCCGGTGCCGCAGGGGCGCCGCCCGCCGACTGGCTGGCGCAGACGGAAGAGCCGCCGCCCTGGCTCGACGTGACGCGCGGCTGA
- a CDS encoding DUF1152 domain-containing protein, with amino-acid sequence MTALHANPLFARLETSKRVLVAGAGGGFDIYAGLPVVLSLMHQGKHVQLANLTFSAIEGLPLDEWLAPDVAAVGPRSSLHQAYFPERTLAQWLELHGYPSTVHAFSRVGVQPLRAAYRALIDAYDIDAVVLVDGGTDILMRGDETELGTPEEDLTSVAALAGIDVPERLVVSIGFGVDAYHGVSHGLVLENIAALERAGAYLGAFSVPRATREGALFVDAVAHAQQHTPQHPSIVNGSIGAAVQGAFGDVQFTSRTRGSELFVNPLMTLCFAFELEGLARQCLYLDRIENTHLIRQVSSAIELFREEVVQRPPRRIPH; translated from the coding sequence ATCACCGCGCTGCACGCCAATCCCCTGTTCGCCCGGCTCGAGACCTCCAAGCGTGTTCTCGTCGCCGGCGCCGGCGGTGGGTTCGACATCTACGCGGGACTTCCCGTGGTGCTTTCCCTGATGCATCAGGGAAAACACGTCCAGCTCGCCAATCTCACGTTCAGCGCGATCGAGGGGCTCCCGCTCGACGAATGGCTCGCGCCCGACGTCGCCGCAGTCGGACCGCGAAGCTCGCTCCACCAGGCGTACTTCCCGGAACGCACCCTCGCCCAATGGCTCGAACTGCACGGCTATCCCAGCACGGTGCACGCGTTCTCCCGCGTCGGCGTGCAGCCGCTCCGCGCCGCCTACCGCGCGTTGATCGACGCCTACGACATCGATGCCGTGGTGCTCGTCGACGGCGGTACCGACATCCTGATGCGCGGCGACGAGACGGAGCTCGGCACCCCCGAGGAGGACCTCACCAGCGTCGCCGCGCTGGCGGGCATCGATGTGCCCGAGCGCCTGGTCGTCTCCATCGGCTTCGGCGTCGACGCCTACCACGGGGTGAGCCACGGCCTCGTACTGGAGAACATCGCCGCTCTGGAACGCGCGGGCGCCTACCTGGGCGCGTTCTCCGTGCCTCGTGCGACCCGTGAAGGAGCGCTCTTCGTCGATGCCGTGGCGCATGCCCAGCAGCACACCCCCCAACACCCCAGCATCGTCAACGGTTCGATAGGCGCAGCCGTCCAAGGAGCTTTCGGGGACGTCCAGTTCACTTCACGCACCCGTGGGAGCGAGCTGTTCGTCAACCCGTTGATGACGCTCTGCTTCGCCTTCGAACTGGAGGGACTGGCCCGGCAGTGCCTCTACCTCGACCGCATCGAGAACACTCACCTCATCCGCCAGGTCAGCTCCGCGATCGAGCTGTTCCGCGAGGAGGTCGTCCAGCGGCCCCCGCGCCGCATTCCCCACTGA
- a CDS encoding TetR/AcrR family transcriptional regulator, with translation MTNERASPPAGPDSAPGSRRPGGRTARTRAAVRDAVLTGLTEHGYPGLSVEYVAERSGVHKTTLYRRWGGLEGLVVDALDLAGEDSWKPPETGSLRDDLRALTRETAASFADPAAAAAPRAFIAAAFQSAKAADALHAFYAERFRRCESVVLRAVERGEIPRSTDAGALVRAATAPLFLRLFVTREPVDEALADQSADGALAAALAGVFTTQPKPQLQPEPQPQL, from the coding sequence TTGACGAATGAACGGGCTTCCCCACCGGCCGGACCGGATTCCGCCCCCGGCTCCCGCCGTCCGGGCGGCCGCACAGCACGCACGCGAGCCGCCGTCCGCGACGCCGTCCTCACCGGTCTGACCGAGCACGGCTATCCGGGTCTGTCCGTGGAGTACGTGGCGGAACGGTCCGGCGTACACAAGACGACCCTCTACCGGCGCTGGGGCGGCCTCGAAGGGCTCGTCGTCGATGCGCTGGACCTGGCGGGTGAGGACAGCTGGAAGCCCCCCGAGACCGGCTCTCTGCGCGATGACCTGCGCGCGCTCACCCGGGAGACGGCAGCCTCGTTCGCCGATCCGGCCGCGGCGGCCGCGCCCCGCGCGTTCATCGCCGCGGCGTTCCAGTCGGCGAAGGCGGCCGACGCGCTGCACGCCTTCTACGCCGAGCGGTTCCGACGCTGTGAGTCCGTCGTCCTGCGGGCCGTCGAGCGCGGCGAGATCCCGCGGAGCACCGACGCCGGCGCGCTCGTCAGGGCGGCCACCGCCCCGCTGTTCCTCCGTCTGTTCGTCACCCGCGAACCGGTCGACGAAGCCCTCGCCGATCAGTCGGCGGACGGTGCGCTGGCGGCAGCTCTCGCGGGCGTGTTCACCACGCAACCAAAGCCCCAGCTACAGCCAGAACCCCAGCCCCAGCTGTGA
- a CDS encoding vitamin B12-dependent ribonucleotide reductase, producing the protein MTETVSGPARGSRTKGTKSTANRQGLRIERIHTTPGVHPYDEVAWARRDVVMTNWRDGSINFEQRGVEFPDFWSVNAVNIVTSKYFRGAVGSPQRETGLRQLIDRIVKTYRKAGEDYNYFTSPADAEIFEHELAYALLHQIFSFNSPVWFNVGTPQPQQVSACFILAVDDSMESILDWYKEEGMIFKGGSGAGLNLSRIRSSKELLSSGGNASGPVSFMRGADASAGTIKSGGATRRAAKMVILDVDHPDIENFIETKVKEEEKIRALRDAGFDMDLGGDDITSVQYQNANNSVRVNDEFMKAVESGGKFGLRARMTGEVIEEVEAKSLFRKMAEAAWACADPGIQYDDTINHWHTCPESGRINGSNPCSEYMHLDNTSCNLASLNLMKFLKDDGEGHQSFESERFSKVVELVITAMDISICFADFPTQKIGENTRAYRQLGIGYANLGALLMATGHAYDSEGGRALAGAITSLMTGTSYKRSAELAAVVGAYDGYARNAEPHQRVMKQHSDANAVAVHVDDLDSPIWAAATEAWQDVIRLGAKNGFRNAQASVIAPTGTIGLAMSCDTTGLEPDLALVKFKKLVGGGSMQIVNGTVPQALRRLGYQPEQIEAVVAHIAENGNVIDAPGLKPGHYEVFDCAMGERSISAMGHVRMMAAIQPWISGALSKTVNLPETATVEDVEEVYFEAWKMGVKALAIYRDNCKVGQPLSTKKWEEKKDAITAKTEDTIRTAVEKVIEYRPVRKRLPKGRPGITTSFTVGGAEGYMTANSYPDDGLGEVFLKMSKQGSTLAGMMDAFSIAVSVGLQYGVPLETYVSKFTNMRFEPAGMTDDPDVRMAQSIVDYIFRRLALDFLPFETRSALGIHSADERQRHLDTGSYEPSFEFEDEGMDTESLAQSAPLHVEPLKAVAAPEEAAEKPAPKTAHTSAELVEMQLGISADAPLCFSCGTKMQRAGSCYICEGCGSTSGCS; encoded by the coding sequence ATGACAGAGACGGTGAGCGGCCCGGCACGAGGTTCCCGCACCAAGGGCACCAAGTCGACTGCGAATCGGCAGGGTCTGCGTATCGAGCGCATTCACACCACCCCCGGAGTGCATCCGTACGACGAGGTGGCGTGGGCACGCCGGGATGTCGTCATGACCAACTGGCGCGACGGCTCGATCAACTTCGAGCAGCGTGGCGTCGAGTTCCCCGACTTCTGGTCGGTGAACGCGGTCAACATCGTCACCAGCAAGTACTTCCGGGGTGCCGTCGGCTCCCCGCAGCGCGAGACCGGTCTGCGGCAGCTCATCGACCGGATCGTCAAGACGTACCGGAAGGCCGGTGAGGACTACAACTACTTCACCTCTCCCGCTGACGCCGAGATCTTCGAGCACGAGCTGGCGTATGCCCTCCTGCACCAGATCTTCAGCTTCAACTCGCCGGTCTGGTTCAACGTCGGAACGCCTCAGCCGCAGCAGGTCTCCGCCTGCTTCATCCTGGCCGTCGACGACTCCATGGAGTCGATCCTCGACTGGTACAAGGAAGAGGGCATGATCTTCAAGGGCGGCTCCGGTGCCGGCCTGAACCTCTCCCGTATCCGCTCCTCCAAGGAGCTGCTCTCCTCCGGTGGCAACGCCTCCGGCCCGGTCTCTTTCATGCGCGGCGCCGACGCGTCCGCTGGAACGATCAAGTCCGGTGGGGCCACCCGCCGTGCGGCCAAGATGGTCATTCTCGACGTCGACCACCCCGACATCGAGAACTTCATCGAGACCAAGGTCAAGGAGGAGGAGAAGATCCGCGCCCTGCGCGACGCGGGGTTCGACATGGACCTGGGCGGCGACGACATCACGTCCGTCCAGTACCAGAACGCCAACAACTCGGTCCGTGTGAACGACGAGTTCATGAAGGCCGTGGAGTCCGGCGGGAAGTTCGGTCTGCGTGCCCGGATGACCGGTGAGGTCATCGAGGAGGTGGAGGCCAAGTCCCTCTTCCGCAAGATGGCCGAGGCGGCCTGGGCCTGTGCCGACCCCGGCATCCAGTACGACGACACCATCAACCACTGGCACACCTGCCCGGAGTCCGGCCGGATCAACGGCTCGAACCCCTGCAGCGAGTACATGCACCTGGACAACACCTCGTGCAACCTGGCCTCGCTGAACCTGATGAAGTTCCTCAAGGACGACGGCGAAGGCCACCAGTCCTTCGAGTCCGAGCGCTTCTCCAAGGTCGTCGAGCTGGTCATCACCGCGATGGACATCTCCATCTGCTTCGCGGACTTCCCGACGCAGAAGATCGGCGAGAACACCCGCGCCTACCGGCAGCTGGGCATCGGTTACGCCAACCTCGGCGCCCTGCTCATGGCGACCGGCCACGCCTACGACAGCGAAGGCGGCCGCGCGCTCGCCGGTGCCATCACGTCGCTGATGACCGGCACCTCGTACAAGCGCTCCGCCGAGCTCGCCGCGGTCGTCGGCGCGTACGACGGCTACGCCCGCAACGCCGAACCGCACCAGCGCGTCATGAAGCAGCATTCCGACGCCAACGCCGTCGCGGTGCACGTGGACGACCTGGACTCGCCGATCTGGGCCGCCGCCACGGAGGCCTGGCAGGACGTGATCCGGCTCGGTGCGAAGAACGGTTTCCGTAACGCCCAGGCGTCGGTCATCGCTCCCACCGGCACCATCGGTCTCGCGATGTCCTGCGACACCACCGGTCTCGAGCCCGACCTCGCCCTGGTCAAGTTCAAGAAGCTCGTCGGCGGCGGATCGATGCAGATCGTCAACGGCACCGTCCCGCAGGCGCTGCGCCGCCTCGGCTACCAGCCGGAGCAGATCGAGGCGGTCGTCGCCCACATCGCCGAGAACGGCAATGTGATCGACGCCCCGGGCCTGAAGCCCGGGCACTACGAGGTCTTCGACTGCGCGATGGGCGAGCGGTCCATCTCCGCGATGGGCCATGTCCGGATGATGGCGGCCATCCAGCCGTGGATCTCCGGCGCGCTCTCCAAGACGGTGAACCTGCCGGAGACGGCCACCGTCGAGGACGTCGAAGAGGTCTACTTCGAGGCGTGGAAGATGGGCGTCAAGGCGCTCGCGATCTACCGCGACAACTGCAAGGTCGGCCAGCCCCTCTCCACGAAGAAGTGGGAGGAGAAGAAGGACGCGATCACCGCGAAGACCGAGGACACCATCCGTACCGCGGTGGAGAAGGTCATCGAGTACCGTCCGGTCCGCAAGCGTCTGCCCAAGGGCCGTCCCGGCATCACCACCTCCTTCACGGTCGGTGGCGCCGAGGGGTACATGACCGCCAACTCCTACCCGGACGACGGCCTCGGTGAGGTCTTCCTGAAGATGTCCAAGCAGGGTTCGACCCTCGCGGGCATGATGGACGCCTTCTCGATCGCGGTCTCGGTCGGTCTCCAGTACGGCGTGCCGCTGGAGACGTACGTCTCGAAGTTCACCAACATGCGCTTCGAGCCGGCCGGTATGACGGACGACCCGGACGTGCGGATGGCGCAGTCGATCGTCGACTACATCTTCCGCCGCCTGGCGCTGGACTTCCTGCCCTTCGAGACGCGCTCCGCGCTCGGTATCCACTCGGCCGATGAGCGTCAGCGTCACCTCGACACCGGTTCGTACGAGCCGTCGTTCGAGTTCGAGGACGAGGGCATGGACACCGAGAGCCTCGCCCAGTCCGCTCCGCTTCACGTGGAGCCCCTGAAGGCGGTCGCGGCCCCGGAGGAGGCGGCCGAGAAGCCGGCTCCGAAGACGGCCCACACCTCGGCCGAGCTGGTCGAGATGCAGCTCGGTATCAGCGCGGACGCGCCGCTCTGCTTCTCCTGCGGCACGAAGATGCAGCGCGCCGGTTCCTGCTACATCTGTGAGGGCTGCGGCTCCACCAGTGGCTGCAGCTGA
- a CDS encoding TerD family protein gives MSTPNKDIDKVEVRLKWDPSTTGEPAHDLDIIAGPYTTDDPYGSPAYLVHFDSRSPDGTITLNRDSRTGQGLGFDEIMTIELDRMAETYARVIVGIAIQQRDGRKTFGDIQRTGVQILEGYTSLSESDFSEVSGATAAVVAVFARDSSGAWTFHSEVRGFDGDPDEFAAAMGSRTPGD, from the coding sequence ATGAGCACGCCCAACAAGGACATCGACAAGGTTGAAGTCAGGCTGAAGTGGGACCCCAGTACGACCGGCGAGCCGGCACACGACCTGGACATCATCGCGGGGCCGTACACCACGGACGATCCGTACGGCAGCCCCGCCTATCTGGTGCACTTCGACAGCCGCTCACCGGACGGCACGATCACGCTCAACCGGGACAGCAGGACCGGCCAGGGGCTCGGATTCGACGAGATCATGACGATCGAACTGGACCGGATGGCCGAGACGTACGCCCGGGTGATCGTCGGGATCGCCATCCAGCAGCGGGACGGCCGGAAGACCTTCGGCGACATACAGCGCACCGGCGTACAGATCCTCGAGGGGTACACGAGCCTCTCGGAGAGCGACTTCTCGGAGGTGTCGGGGGCCACTGCGGCGGTGGTCGCGGTGTTCGCCCGGGACAGTTCCGGCGCCTGGACGTTCCACTCCGAGGTGCGTGGCTTCGACGGCGACCCTGACGAGTTCGCCGCTGCCATGGGAAGCCGGACCCCGGGCGACTGA
- a CDS encoding histidine phosphatase family protein, whose product MARPQRIVLVRHGESEGNADDTVYEREPDHALRLTAKGSRQARETGVRLRELFEGERVSVYVSPYRRTHETFRFFGLDPDKVRVREEPRLREQDWGNWQDRDDVRLQKAYRDAYGHFFYRFAQGESGADVYDRVGAFLESLYRSFEDPSHPENVLLVTHGLTMRLFCMRWFHWSVAEFESLSNPGNAETRTLVLGEDGRYALDRPFERWRTPEPYGITG is encoded by the coding sequence ATGGCACGACCGCAGCGCATTGTTCTCGTCCGGCACGGTGAGTCCGAAGGCAACGCCGACGACACGGTGTATGAGCGGGAGCCCGACCACGCACTGAGGCTCACGGCCAAGGGGTCGCGGCAGGCCAGGGAGACCGGGGTCCGGCTGCGCGAACTGTTCGAGGGCGAGCGGGTCAGTGTCTACGTCTCGCCCTACCGCCGGACCCACGAGACGTTCAGGTTCTTCGGCCTGGACCCGGACAAGGTGCGGGTGCGCGAAGAGCCCAGACTGCGCGAGCAGGATTGGGGGAACTGGCAGGACCGGGACGACGTACGTCTGCAGAAGGCGTACCGGGACGCGTACGGCCACTTCTTCTACCGCTTCGCCCAGGGCGAGTCCGGGGCCGACGTGTACGACCGGGTCGGGGCGTTCCTCGAGAGCCTGTACCGGAGTTTCGAGGACCCGAGCCATCCGGAGAACGTCCTGCTGGTCACGCACGGGCTGACCATGCGGCTTTTCTGTATGCGCTGGTTCCACTGGTCGGTGGCGGAATTCGAGTCGCTGTCCAACCCGGGCAACGCGGAGACGCGGACCCTGGTACTGGGTGAGGACGGCCGCTACGCGCTTGACCGGCCGTTCGAGCGCTGGCGCACCCCGGAGCCGTACGGCATCACCGGATAG